A window of Onychostoma macrolepis isolate SWU-2019 chromosome 01, ASM1243209v1, whole genome shotgun sequence contains these coding sequences:
- the zc3h13 gene encoding LOW QUALITY PROTEIN: zinc finger CCCH domain-containing protein 13 (The sequence of the model RefSeq protein was modified relative to this genomic sequence to represent the inferred CDS: inserted 1 base in 1 codon) codes for MSKIRRKVTVENSKTISDSSSSTTTPSRRPSVFERLGPSTASNAAETHCRNWLKTGNCSYGNTCRYTHGTPSRGKGFSGTFSRSAERPTGDLRERMKNKRQDVDGDTQKRDTDEPTSPTTRQRDSSRGRHREKEDIKITKERTPASEEETADWEASREDSDNGDYDYELSLEMKRQKIQRELMKLEQENMDKREEIVIKKEDPVPKTRTSNTSKDRASPERSSSKGSPSSRKSSSPKHRTGKGGNSSKKEKKSSASSVISSPVSDQTRAEETDSRSSKSGHGKRKGPRTPSPPPPVPVENPVTGKKHKNKHKNKEKSEDKPKEGKERGRDTEKHKEKKEKRRDRSDSSHKAKRSITSEERSGSLSPPSREESPSARRRSSSPKPTSQKQSSQQRSRTPPRHRRSPSPPSRQHHSPSSRSGSSAQRHSPSPRHRRGSISPLYRDLPPPSSSSPPPTQSSRRSRSPLTPQRDPSPTPAPRRSSPNARHRSQGRERERGRSERDRSPALQERRHERRDESRGKHEKDSSRDERDYEIEQSSSRDDRDARDGRDRRGERDRRDVREERQHRGEVKDTRDTRAGETRERSGRESLEHRERDRDRERERERERERERNETHRKEEMTAQEERNYGRGHGREELRNDSRVDNRNESRAERTGRGRGRGDATEKGSARGGRASQADTSSASGHDSWESRSSGLRERSSERNTDRDRYDNDRQRGEQPRDERRGGHAERERRDNREREQRVPSPVRQQNRSEDPDREERRDDRRNDRGDDRRDDRTREREKDRDREREREREREKEREREKEREREAERERERTREREREREREREREREREEREREREREREREEREREREEREKERERERKEREREREQRERERQREWDEREKGREERRERRDDSRDDRSTRDVHEERKNTRKRHRAENTPSPRPSPKRVRDVSPAESDGYNSTEEKGEKHRLLSQVVRPLETARSPVRSFTDDKHNRWKDDDRRGDKKESRGRHEEVDSRGERAAGRGAERRVEHAPDISAPGISDSRRGKEQRDLPTAALTPPPPPLPPPPPPPSIEDRDSLSAVHEEGKKKTKSQKKNLKKNRKEEESGGGDRSNPEXPSSSSVAEAPQALLSPRKTAKKKALERKRKRSRGPESDVSEDELVAQLPLSKRRRGPRTPPPINKDDLPSQRALTAGQSSLSAKIDANFSDWSDEDVPERGETSSASLPSDRPPERLLPSERAPRRGARGGGRDRTDPPIAPLLPDPPMLIQSLPLQPLLPQHMLRKPQQADMQQQRSSSMGSNQSRASSRRLRSPSNESAHRDEGPQGLRSRRGLMQGGNSRERERERERERDRERERERERDRAAASEQMGGERKSRIDQLRRGEPSRSTSSDRQDSRSHSSRRSSPESERQARSRAGSYDSRERDRERERDQLDREREKKDHRQMQNQQTQQRDWEPEPREWGGRGREPLLRGNREPIRERDLREMRERERLLPEGLLAHERMDRERGERDRERERERMLPFDLQAHREPKSRSETKMERGEYEPLLPREALMDVDKPTDNPQLQGEASEPKMDSLDEEEDGKGDDAQSAVSGGEEYEPISDDELDEILADSQKRDEQQDDEKISGPLDVIDVDWSSLMPKQKQEPRTPGAALLRFTPGAVLLRAGVSRRLAGPQLHARVKEVCSRELEDPKDADKLLEHDLGALNMAAYNRRMERANLLRSLGPCCKALCARRDIAIRRQLLKNDKGTTKQIYTSAPVVDNELVQLSLRLFKKKMASSLSSGQEKTDSAPAAQQLSTPAELCVS; via the exons CAGCGAGATTCATCCCGAGGcagacacagagagaaagaggataTCAAAATCACAAAGGAACGCACTCCAGCTAGTGAGGAGGAGACCGCAGATTGGGAAGCCAGTCGTGAAG ATTCTGATAACGGTGACTACGATTACGAGTTATCTCTTGAGATGAAGAGACAGAAGATTCAGCGTGAGCTGATGAAGCTGGAACAGGAGAACATGGACAAAAGAGAGGAGATTGTCATCAAGAAAGAG GACCCAGTCCCTAAGACCAGGACCAGTAATACTTCAAAGGACAGG gcttctcctgAGCGCAGCAGTTCTAAGGGCTCACCCTCGTCCCGTAAATCCAGCTCACCCAAACATAGAACAGGGAAGGGTGGGAACTCCAGTAAGAAAGAGAAGAAGTCCTCTGCTTCCTCAGTCATTTCCTCTCCAGTTTCTGACCAGACCAGGGCAGAGGAAACAGACAGCAG GTCATCTAAGAGTGGCCATGGCAAAAGAAAAGGGCCACGAACACCCAGTCCTCCTCCACCCGTCCCTGTGGAGAACCCAGTGACTGGGAAgaagcacaaaaataaacacaagaaCAAGGAGAAAAGTGAGGACAAACCTAAAGAAGGCAAAGAACGAGGACGAGATACGgagaaacacaaagagaaaaaggaaaaacgcAG GGACCGGTCTGACAGTTCCCATAAAGCCAAACGCTCAATAACATCAGAGGAACGTTCTGGAAGTCTTTCCCCACCCTCAAGGGAAGAGTCACCCTCAGCCAGAAGGAGGTCATCCTCCCCTAAACCCACTTCCCAAAAACAGTCCTCGCAGCAGAG GTCTAGAACTCCACCCCGTCACCGCCGCAGCCCCTCCCCTCCCTCCCGACAGCACCACTCCCCATCTTCACGCTCTGGCTCCTCGGCCCAGAGACACTCCCCATCTCCTCGCCACAGACGGGGCTCTATCTCTCCTCTTTACCGAGATCTTCCTCCTCCATCTTCATCCTCACCACCTCCCACTCAGTCCTCACGCCGCTCCCGCTCTCCGCTCACCCCGCAGAGAGACCCTTCACCAACACCTGCTCCTCGCAGGTCCAGCCCCAATGCCCGTCACCGCTCCCAgggcagagagagggagagggggaGATCAGAGCGGGACAGGAGTCCTGCACTGCAAGAGAGACGGCATGAGCGCAGAGACG AGAGCCGCGGAAAGCATGAGAAAGACAGCAGCCGTGACGAGCGGGACTATGAGATCGAGCAGAGCTCTTCTCGAGATGACCGTGATGCCAGGGATGGCCGAGACCGGCGTGGTGAACGGGATAGAAGAGATGTCCGGGAAGAGCGCCAGCACCGCGGGGAGGTCAAAGACACTCGGGATACCCGTGCAGGAGAAACACGAGAGCGCTCAGGACGAGAATCTCTggagcacagagagagagaccgggaccgggagagagaaagagagagggaaagagagagagaacgaaaTGAAACCCATAGAAAGGAGGAAATGACAGCCCAGGAGGAAAGGAATTATGGAAGAGGGCATGGAAGGGAGGAATTGAGAAATGACAGTAGAGTGGACAACAGGAACGAATCTCGAGCTGAGAGAACTGGCAGAGGAAGGGGCCGTGGGGATGCCACAGAGAAAG GTTCTGCTCGTGGTGGTAGAGCATCACAGGCGGACACTAGCAGTGCTAGTGGTCATGACAGCTGGGAGTCCCGCAGCAGTGGTCTGAGAGAGAGGAGCTCAGAGAGAAACACTGATCGTGATCGCTATGATAATGACAGACAGAGAGGGGAACAGCCCAGAGATGAACGACGGGGAGGACATGCAGAGAGAGAACGCCGTGACAACAGAGAAAGAG aacAAAGAGTGCCTTCTCCTGTCCGCCAGCAAAACCGCAGTGAGGACCCTGATCGTGAAGAGAGGAGAGATGATCGAAGGAATGATCGAGGAGATGACCGAAGAGATGACCGCACCCGCGAGAGAGAGAAGGACAGggatagagaaagagagagggaacgggaaagagagaaggagagagagagggagaaagaacGGGAAAGAGAGGCTGAAAGAGAGCGTGAAAGAACCAGGGAGAGGgagcgggagagagagagggaaagagagcgagagagggagagggaggagagagaaagagagcgtgaaagggaaagagaaagagaggagcGGGAAAGAGAGCGAGAAGAGCGGGAGAAAGAAAGGGAACGAGAGAGGAAGGAGAGGGAACGGGAAAGggagcaaagagagagagaacggcAGAGGGAGTGGGATGAGAGAGAAAAAGGGAGGGAAGAGAGGCGGGAAAGAAGAGATGATTCGAGAGATGACCGCTCCACTCGAGATGTTCATGAAGAGAGAAAGAACAC TCGTAAGAGACATCGTGCTGAGAACACTCCCAGTCCACGGCCATCTCCTAAAAGAGTGCGAGATGTGAGCCCTGCAGAAAGTGATGGTTACAACAGCACTGAGGAGAAAG GTGAAAAGCACCGACTGCTGAGTCAAGTGGTTCGTCCTCTAGAGACGGCCCGCTCACCTGTCCGCTCCTTTACTGATGATAAACACAACCGCTGGAAAGATGATGACCGCCGTGGGGATAAAAAAGAAAGCCGTGGCCGACACGAGGAGGTGGATTCCCGCGGAGAGAGAGCAGCAGGAAGAGGAGCAGAGCGACGTGTAGAACACGCTCCAGATATTTCTGCTCCGGGCATTTCTGACTCCAGAAGAGGAAAAGAGCAGAGGGACCTCCCTACTGCCGCCCtcactcctcctcctcctcctcttcctcctcctcctcctcctccttccaTAGAGGACAGAGACTCTTTATCAGCTGTTCATGAAGAGGGGAAGAAAAAGACTAAATCTCAGAAGAAAAATCTGAAGAAGAACCGTAAAGAGGAGGAATCTGGCGGAGGGGACCGTAGTAACCCTG CCCCATCGTCCTCCTCTGTAGCTGAAGCCCCCCAGGCTCTCCTCTCACCTCGCAAGACGGCCAAGAAGAAAGCCTTAGAAAGGAAGCGCAAGCGCTCACGAGGTCCTGAGTCGGATGTTTCTGAGGACGAGCTGGTCGCCCAGCTTCCCCTCAGCAAGAGGCGACGAGGCCCACGTACACCTCCCCCAATCAACAAGGATGACCTTCCCTCCCAGAGGGCTTTAACAGCTGGACAGAGTTCCCTCTCTGCTAAAATTGATGCCAACTTCAGTGACTGGTCTGATGAGGATGTACCAGAGCGAGGCGAGACCTCCTCTGCCTCCCTGCCATCCGATAGGCCTCCAGAGCGGCTGCTTCCCTCTGAACGTGCCCCTAGAAGGGGTGCACGTGGTGGAGGTCGGGACCGTACAGACCCCCCCATCGCCCCCCTGCTCCCTGACCCTCCAATGCTTATACAGTCTCTTCCTTTACAACCGTTACTGCCGCAACACATGCTGCGTAAACCACAGCAAGCAGACATGCAGCAGCAGCGCAGCAGTAGCATGGGCAGCAACCAAAGCCGCGCTTCTTCGAGAAGACTACGCTCACCCTCCAATGAGTCGGCCCACCGTGATGAAGGCCCTCAGGGACTCAGGTCCCGCAGAGGACTCATGCAAGGTGGCAATTCTCGGGAGAGAGAGCGTGAGCGAGAGAGGGAACGGGATAGAGAGAGGGaacgagagagggagagggacaGGGCAGCGGCCAGTGAACAGATGGGAGGAGAGAGGAAGTCGAGGATTGATCAGCTCCGGAGAGGAGAACCCAGTCGAAGTACTTCCTCAG ACCGGCAGGACTCCCGGAGTCACAGTTCCCGTCGTAGTTCACCAGAGTCTGAGCGTCAGGCTCGCTCCAGAGCCGGCTCCTACGACAGCCGCGAGCGTGACCGGGAACGAGAGCGTGATCAGTTGGATCGAGAGCGTGAGAAAAAGGATCACCGTCAGATGCAAAATCAACAAACCCAACAGCGAGACTGGGAACCAGAACCTCGTGAGTGGGGTGGGCGGGGCAGAGAGCCCCTCCTCCGTGGCAACCGTGAACCaattagagagagagatttgCGGGAGATGCGTGAAAGGGAACGACTCTTACCTGAAGGGCTGCTGGCACACGAGCGAATGGATCGTGAGCGTGGTGAAAGGGACCGTGAGCGTGAACGGGAAAGGATGCTTCCATTTGACCTTCAGGCTCACAGGGAACCAAAGAGCAGATCTGAAACTAAGATGGAGAGGGGAGAGTATGAGCCTCTGTTGCCCAGAGAAGCCCTCATGGATGTAGATAAGCCAACAGACAACCCACAACTGCAAGGGGAAGCATCTGAACCGAAAATGGATAGTCTTGATG AAGAGGAGGATGGAAAGGGGGATGATGCGCAGTCTGCTGTCTCAGGTGGTGAGGAGTATGAGCCAATCAGTGATGATGAACTGGACGAGATTCTGGCTGACAGTCAAAAGAGGGACGAACAGCAAGATGATGAAAAGATTTCTG GGCCTCTAGATGTGATTGATGTAGATTGGTCCAGTTTGATGCCCAAGCAAAAACAGGAGCCTAGAACTCCTGGAGCAGCGCTGCTCCGATTCACCCCAGGGGCTGTGTTGCTACGAGCAGGAGTGTCCAGACGCTTGGCAGGGCCTCAGCTCCATGCTAGAGTTAAAGAAGTGTGTTCCAGAGAGTTGGAAGACCCTAAAG ATGCTGATAAACTCTTAGAACATGATCTGGGTGCTCTGAACATGGCAGCATACAACAGGAGAATGGAGAGAGCCAACCTACTGAGGAGCCTGGGCCCTTGCTGCAAGGCGCTGTGTGCTCGCAGAGACATTGCCATACGCAGACAGCTCCTAAAAAATGACAAG GGCACAACCAAGCAAATCTACACCAGCGCTCCAGTGGTGGACAATGAACTTGTGCAACTGAGTTTACGcctctttaaaaagaaaatggctTCCAGCCTGTCCAGTGGACAGGAGAAGACTGATTCAGCCCCTGCAGCCCAACAGCTCAGCACACCAGCAGAGCTGTGCGTCTCCTGA